CGGAGTGAACAACTCCACGACGTTAGGCGAGCGAGTCGCGCGGTTGAAACCCGCGCGGAGCTTCAGGTCGACGACTGGCGCCCAGGATGCCTGCGCCTTGTAAGTGGAGTGTCTGCCTGTGCTGCTGTAGTCAGAGAGGCGGTAGCCAAGTTCCAGGCTGAGGTCCTTGAATCCGCTGGCGTTCTGAACGATGGGAACGAGCGCCTCGGTGAAGAACTCCTTCACGTCGTACTTACCTTCGACAGGTAGCGTAGGACCGCCCGAACCGGCACCGAGGGCATTCCTGAAGGCCAGGTCGGGATTGACAAACAGATATTCCTGCCGATACTCGCCGGCAAGAGCGAGCTTGATGCCCTCAGAGGCGGTTGGGAAAACCATGCCGTAAGGCTTGAGATCCGCCGTGAGCTTCCCGCTCACAACCCGTGTCCTCGTGCCGGAATTCAACAACTCGGGCAGCGAGAGGTAATCCAGCGCCGCCTGAGTCACGCCACCCACCTTGAAGATATTCCACGGAGCACAACCGGTATTGCCAGAACGGCAAACCCAGCTGCTCGGGACGCCCGGCGTGCCGTCGACGATCAACGCATCCTGGATGTTCTGGTAGTTGAGGTCGTTGGCGTACCCTTGCGGGGAGTGCACCTCAGCCTGCAGGGCGTAGGCGTTGTAACTCCACACGTTGTTGAGATCGCCCTTAAGACCGAAGGAGTACCGGAGAGAGGTGTGACTCAACTGACTGACCCGGCCGCCACCCTCGACGTTGCGCCTGTAGATGTAGACGTTCGCCATGTCGGTCGGCCCATAACCCATATCCGTGCACAGGGTCTTCCGCTGCTGGGCGCTCAGCATCGGGTTGTCGCAGTTGAGCAGTCCCGTGTTGCCGAAGTCTCCTGAGGGCGCGATCTGCGCGTCCGTGTAGTCGTCCATGAACATGACGTCAAGATAGGCTTGAATCTTCTTGTTCCACTCGTAGTTCAGGAAACCACCACCGGCCCACCTCTTGTCTGGACGCTGCATGAAGTTGGCGGGCGCGTAGTTGTACACGTCCGCTCCCGTGCGGAGCCTGAGCTGATCGCCGCCAGGGGAATTCACATCCAGCACGTAGTTCTTGCCGACACTGAAGTCCGCGTTATACACGGAGAAACGGCCTGCTGGCCACGTGGCTGAACCGCCACAGGTCGGGCCAGTCATGGTCATGCCCCCGAGGACGGAACAGTTGGTGTAGTCGCGCCGGTCCTTCGTGATGGCGTCGTTGGTGCGGTAGTCGAGGTAGATCGACGCATGCCCCTTACGATCGGCGAACTTGCCGCCGAGCGCCACGTTGAAGTCGGACGGCGCGTTGTCCCAGACATTCCCCTTCAGGATGGGGAACCCCTTGGCCGCGTTGATCTTCTCGGCAAGTGCGTTGCGGTTGTTGTGCTGATAGCCGCTGAACTGAACACCGCCCCTGACGCCTTCGAAGTCCGTGTCCAGGACGAAGTTGACAACGCCAGCGACGGCGTCGGCTCCGTAGACTGAAGATGCCCCACCTGTGAGGACGTCGACCCGCTTCACGAGCGCGGACGGAATGAAGTTCAGGTCGGGAGCGGTCGCGAACGCGTCACCACTGGCCATCCGGCGACCGTCGATCAGAACCAGCGTGCGCTGTGTGCCGAGGTAGCGCAAGTCCACGGTCGCTGTGCCGGACGCGCCGTTCGAGACCGAGGAGTTCTGCGCGGCGAACACCTGTGGCAAGCTGGCGAGGAGGTCTTCGACTCGCGCCATCCCCCGATACGTGAGCTCTTCGATGTCCAACGTGGTTACCGGGCTCATCGCTTCCAGCGACGGACGCGGAATCAGCGAACCGGTCACCTGGATCTGCTCGGTCTGGCCGCCGATCTGGAGCTTCGTTTCCTGTGTGAGAGCCTGGCCGGCCGCGACGGCCACTTTGCTCGCCTGCTTGCTGAATCCCGCCAAATCGAAGCTCAGTTCATACGAACCTGCCGTCACGTCGGTGAACGTGTAGCGGCCTGCTGAGTCGGTCACGGTCGAGCGGACCGCGCCCGCCAGGCCCTCAGCCTTGAGCGTAACCGTCACGCCGGGCAACACCGCACCAGTCGCGTCGCTGACTGTCCCGGTGACGCGGCCGGTCCCGGTCTGGGCTGCGCCTGCCAGCGGCAGCGCCAGAACCATAAGAGCAACCATCACCCATGCCAATCTCTTCATCGTATCCTCCCTGGTGACGCCCCTCGGCGGCGCCCCGAAAAAACGCAAGACCCGAATGGAAGTCTGGTTTGCACACGCCATGCCAGAATCAGGCGGTCGCCGAGCATTGACAATTTCTGACAAGTCTATACTTATAAATCATTTACAGGCTAGCAGATCAACGTTGACGTGTCTGCCAAGATCCGAAATCTAGATCATTGGATCCCCGACGTCCATCAGATCCAAAGAATTAGATTTACAGCCAGATCTCCTCGTTTATCACTTGATCAGTTGCTTCAGCATCTCCCTCGCGGTCTTGGCCTCCGCGCTGTTGGGTGCGAGAGCCACGACGCGTTCAAGGTGGCTCCGCGCCTCGGCGGTGTCGCCCTCGTTCACGTACGCCATCGCCAGATAGTAGTGAGCCAGCGGTTGGCTCGGATCGACCTGGAGAACCTTGAGGAACCGCTCCTTGGTTTTGACCTTGTCATTGGCATCATAGGCTTCAAACGCCAGCTTCAGGAGCCCGTTGGTGGCGACCGCGGGCTCCACCGCAGACAGACCCACGAGCGCCTCGACGAGCCTGTCATTGTCCCCCAGCGCCAAACATGCGTTGTACCGAAGTCGTATTGCGTTCTGGTTCTTCGGATCCACCTTCAGGACGGCCTCCGCAGCGGTCGCCGCCTCTGCATTGCGGCCGATCTTGAAACCCGCCGTGGCGAGTCCGAGCTGTGAGGCCTGGAGGTTCGGGTCGACGTTGAGGGCTTCCTGAAATTTCGCGAACGCGCCCGCGTTGTCGCCAGCCTTTACCAGGGCCACGGCCTCGTTGTGGATCTTTTTCGCTTCTTCG
This portion of the Acidobacteriota bacterium genome encodes:
- a CDS encoding TonB-dependent receptor produces the protein MKRLAWVMVALMVLALPLAGAAQTGTGRVTGTVSDATGAVLPGVTVTLKAEGLAGAVRSTVTDSAGRYTFTDVTAGSYELSFDLAGFSKQASKVAVAAGQALTQETKLQIGGQTEQIQVTGSLIPRPSLEAMSPVTTLDIEELTYRGMARVEDLLASLPQVFAAQNSSVSNGASGTATVDLRYLGTQRTLVLIDGRRMASGDAFATAPDLNFIPSALVKRVDVLTGGASSVYGADAVAGVVNFVLDTDFEGVRGGVQFSGYQHNNRNALAEKINAAKGFPILKGNVWDNAPSDFNVALGGKFADRKGHASIYLDYRTNDAITKDRRDYTNCSVLGGMTMTGPTCGGSATWPAGRFSVYNADFSVGKNYVLDVNSPGGDQLRLRTGADVYNYAPANFMQRPDKRWAGGGFLNYEWNKKIQAYLDVMFMDDYTDAQIAPSGDFGNTGLLNCDNPMLSAQQRKTLCTDMGYGPTDMANVYIYRRNVEGGGRVSQLSHTSLRYSFGLKGDLNNVWSYNAYALQAEVHSPQGYANDLNYQNIQDALIVDGTPGVPSSWVCRSGNTGCAPWNIFKVGGVTQAALDYLSLPELLNSGTRTRVVSGKLTADLKPYGMVFPTASEGIKLALAGEYRQEYLFVNPDLAFRNALGAGSGGPTLPVEGKYDVKEFFTEALVPIVQNASGFKDLSLELGYRLSDYSSTGRHSTYKAQASWAPVVDLKLRAGFNRATRSPNVVELFTPQGLGLNGSQDVCAGTHPTASLAECQRTGMTAAQYGTVSENPAGQYNTLGGGNPNLTPEKADTFTGGLVITPKAFPGFTAALDYYNVKIDSTIGSLGADDIQNQCATTGNTFLCGLIHRDRLGTLWMTNDAYTITTNQNVGKLSSQGVDVTAAYAKSLGSAGSVNLNLIGTYLMHQKVDTGLYAYDCVGYFGNQCGIPTPKWRHLARLSWETNFHTTFSLGWRMIGGVTNDDGSPNPAIGDPGNVALLKANDIYTISARHYFDLGINYKLLKNYQIVVGVNNILDKEPPLAPGMSPNDYGAGFYNTYDSLGRYWHVSLQFNF